The Elstera cyanobacteriorum region CGAACGCCTGTCTGCGGTCGGCGGATGGGGCGGGGTTCAGCGACTATTCCCCCGTGCCTGACCCTTACTACGTCAACGATATGGCCGCGTCTGGGCGGCGCTACATCGCGGTTTGCTATGACCGCACCGGGAACAGCGGCGCCACCTGGCAGACCGATAAATTCCTCATCCTCGACGTTCCGGCCTAGCCCGGATCGTCCAATCCCAAACGATCGGAGGGGTCATGCCCTACACACCGCTCAATTTCGGCAGTCGGGCGCCGAACGATGGCGAGTCTTTTCTGACGGCCTTTACCAAGGTCGATGCCATGTTAGCGCAAATCTTTGGCGTGCTGGGGCAGCCCATCGTCTACCCGCCGCTGCTAACCTCGCTTGCGGCCTTAACCGGCGTCGGGCTGATCCGCCGCACGGCGGAGGGGTTGGCGGGCACCGTGCCGCTGACCGGCCTAGGCGAGGCGCTGATCGGCGCCAGCAGCCCAGCGGCCTTGCGCGGGGTGCTGCAATTGGGGGCGGCGGCGCTGCTCGGCACCAGCGGGGCGGGATCGGTTCTTGTGCGCGGGCCGGACGGCAAATTGCCGCCGGGCGATTTACCTGCGCAGTCGGTGCTGGATGTGCTGGATGCCGCGACCGAAATCGAGATGCTGGCGCTGGATGCCCAGAAGGGCGACATCTGCCTGCGGCCCGCGACCGACCCGGCCAAGGTTGGTTACATCGAGGTCTATATGCTGCAGGGCACGGGTGACCCGACCGTGCTGGGCAATTGGCGGCTGCTGACCGAATGGGGGCCGGAATCGGTCGCCAGCGTGTTTGGGCTGCGCGGCATTGTTAAAATCGACCAATTGCCGCAGGCGCCGGGGGCCATTGCCGATGGGGATGCGCTGGTGATCCAGTCGGCAGCGACCGGGCAGCACTACCGGATTAGCCGGGCGGCCTTGGTGGCGGGGCTGGCGGGGTCGATTACGGCGGGTGTCATCTCCGGGCTGGCGGTCGGCGGTACGGCAGCCGCCCCGACCTTAACCCTGACCGGGCTACGGTTGCCGGATGGCAATGGGCAAGTGACTGCTGGGTCGGCGGGTCTGTTTGCCTATGATACCAATACTGGCGCGCCCTTCCGATTGCCGCTGCCGGGGTTGATCGGCGCCCTGCCGCCGCGCGGATCGGTGCTGGAAACCGACCAAGTGGCGCTAGCGACGCCGGGCGGTCTGTTTAAGACGCCGGTTGGTGCTTTGCTGGCCGGTCGGCGGTTCGACCGGCCCGTGCTGGCGGGCGCGGTGCAAGCAGTCGCCCCGGTCGCGGAAATCAGCGGGGCGCTTGCCCTCGATCCCAGTGCGGTCCCCCGGGTCTATTGGTTCCGGCTGACCGGGCCGGTAACGCTGGTCTTGCCGCCGCGCCCGACCGGGCCGGATGTGCAGGGCGAAATCGAATTGATCCTGGACCAAGATTCGACGGGCGGTCGCACGCTGATTATTCAGCCGCCGTCCGGGGAAAACCTGCGCTGGCACAATGGGATTGCGCAGTCGATCTGCCTAACGCCCGGCGGGCGCACGCGCCTGACGCTGCAGGCGCTGGCGGGCGATACCCGCTGGGACGTGGCGATCACCCATAAGGATGAATGACATGCTGGGGCTGATTGCTTTTCGCACGCGCCTGGGGTCGGCCCGCCTGCCGCCCGCGTGGGTGACAAACTCGCCTCTGCCCGATGCCGAATGGGAGGCGGCCTATTCGTCGGTGCTGCTGGCGACGACGGAGGCGCCGCCGGTTAGCTATAGTCTCCCCTCGGGCAGCTTGCCGCCGGGGTTGGCCCTGGTCGGGGATACAATCAGCGGCACCCCGCGCCCGGCCCCGACCGCGCCCGTCTGGGGGACGGCGGCGGGTAGTTTAGGCAGCGCGACCCAGGGCGGCGCTTTCGCCGCTACCTTGACCGCCAGCGGCGCCGCCAGCTTTGCCGTGCGGGCCGGGCGCTTGCCCTGGGGGGTAACGCTGGATGGGGAGACGGGGGCGATCTCCGGCACGCTGGCGGTGATCGGCGGTGTGACCGACGATCCTGGCCCGCCGCCGGTCTGGGTAACCGCAGGGGGCAGCCTTGGCACGGTGCGGGAAACCTATAATGGCACCAACGAACCGGTCGCCCTTAGCCTCGCGGCAACCGGGGCGGCGGTCTACACGATAAGCGGCGGCGTGTTGCCCTGGGGCCTGACGCTCGACCGCGATACCGGCGCGCTGGCGGGCGTGGTGCGGAATATCGGCGGCGGTACCTGGGAGCCGGATACGGTTGTTACGTGGTCCGCCCCAGCGTCTACTAATCTCGGCACGTTCGCGCGCGGAACGTCGGTCGGTACGATCACGCAGACTGTCGATCCAGTAGGCTCTAGCTTTTATGTTTTAGGCGGCGTGATGCCTTGGGGTGTGCTGTTAAGCCGCAATGGCGGGTCGATCAGCGGCACCGTTAGCAATGAGAATGCGCCGGGGACTTACAATTTTACAGTTGGCTGTGCCGCCAATCCCGGCTTCGCCTTCGGCACGCGCGCCTATTCGATCACCATCACCTAGCGGCCTCAAGTAGCGCAAAGCGCGATAGGCCAAATCAAACCCGGCCTCAAGCAGGCCAAAGGCCGATAGGCCAAACCCAAAAAGGGAGGGCGGCATGCCCGAAGTGTTTAATTTCACCGCCCGCGCCACGGCGGCGAGCGGGGCTTTTGCCGACCGGGATTTTTCGATCACGGTCAACAATACCCAAATCAATCGGCTGCTGGCGGTCGGCCAAAGTGGCGCGGCGCGGTCGATTAACTCGCTGACGCCCTGGGTTCTCATCCCTGGGGTGAAGGGCGATAGCGCCGCCTATGGCGACCGCTGGCTGATCTGGGACCAGACGGCGGGGGTGATGTGGACGTCCCCCGATGCGATTAACTTCACCAGCTTTGTGCCGGGGCTGCCGAGTGGGTACACGTCCCTCGGTTTCCTGCGCTGGCGGGCCGGGGCTTGGTGGGGGGTCGGCAGCACGGGTAGCGCGCTCGCCGTTCTGACCAGCACAGACGGCGGGTTGACGTGGGTTGTCGCGGGCGCGACGCTTGCGGCATCCACTGCATTTTCCTTCGAGCGGTCGGAGGGCGGGGCATCGATCATCGCGACTATCACCGATTGGTACTTCCGGACCAGCGATACCGACGCCTGGAGCTTGGTGAAGACTTTTGCCAGCAGCGGTTACCGCTTTCAAATCGCCCACCTGAACGGCATCTGGTTCGGGCCGAATGATACGCTGCCAAATGGCCTGCTGGCACGGTCTACCGATGGGCAAGGCTGGTTTGCGCAGAGCAACCCCACCGTTCTAACCGGCGGCGGCTATTATCGTGGGATGGCCTGGGGTAACGGCCATGCGGTTGCGCATGTTTATTATGAGCCGCAGGCGGTTGCCAGTACCGATGCCGGGCTGACCGTTCAGGCTGCGGCGGCGCTGCCAAGCGGTTCGGTCCTTTACGATACCGAATGCCCCATCGTCTGCGTCCAGGGGCGGTTCGTGATGCTGGGGGATACCGGGCGCACCTTCGCCGCATCAACCCCCGCCGGGCCGTGGAATGCCAGCAATCTGCCTGCCGGTCTCAATCCCTCGACGCTGGCGGTACGGCCATGATGGACCGGGATATTGCCGCACGGATCCTTGAGGCTCTGGACGACGCAAAGCGCTGGCGGGCGCGGATGGAGGCGAATTTCAATCTTCTGTCCCAGCAGGTTGCGGAAGTGACGAAGGAAGTCGAAGTCCGCGCTGAAAATGCCGATCAGCGCCACCGGGAAACCAGCGCGCGTTTGCGCGATGCCGAAGCTGCTTTGCGCGCGGCGGGGGCTGGGGCGGTCGACGTGAATATCTCCCAAGGCAATCAAACCGTGGGGGCGGAGCCTGCCGCGACCGCCACCCGGTCAAGCCTGCCCAAAGCCGCTGCTGCTGTCGGCGGTAGCGGGTTTTTCGGCTGGCTGGCTGGCGGCGGCTGGGACCAGATCAGCGCCTTCTTCAAAAAACTGGGCGGTTAGCCCGGTCCTAAATCCACGAAATCCGCCGCCTTCGGGCGGCTTTTTTATGAGGTGCATTATGGCGCAAGCCAAAGCCGCGCCCGCGCAAACGCGCGGGGAACGCAATAATAATCCGGGCAATATCGACTACAGCCCTAATAACCCTTGGCGAGGAAAACTGCCGCGCGACGTGAGCATCGAGCCGCGCTTTGAACGGTTCGACAGCGCGCTCAACGGTGGGCGGGCTGCGGTGAAGCTGGTCGAGTTCTATAAAGATCGGCGGGGAATCAATACGATCCGTGGGGTAATTTCGACCTGGGCGCCCGCAAACGAGAACAACACGCGCGCCTATGTGGATGCAGTCGCCCGGGCGGTCGGTGTCGATCCTGACGAAATCGTTGACCTAACCGAATACCGGATCATGCGCCCGCTGCTGGAAGCGATCATTCGCCACGAGAACGGACGGGTGATCTATAGCCCTGAAGAGATTGACGAAATGCTGCGGCGGGCCGGGATCGTGAACCCGGCGGCTCCGGCAATCCCCCCGAAACCCGCAAAAGCCCCCGCAGCATCGACGGCCAGTGCGGCGGGGGTTTCCGGCGGCGGCGTGCTGGCGACGGCGATTGCCGTTGTCACCGAGCCGAACCTGCGCGAGGCCGTTGCTGCCCTGGACTATAAATGGCTGCTGGCAGCGTTGGCCGTGGCGGGGGTGCTGCTGTCTGCCTACGCGGCCTATCGCGCCGCCCGCGCCAATCGAGCGGCGCCGTGATCGCCGCGCTTGCGTGGCTGACCGGATCGGCCTGGGGGCGCTATGCCGCCCTCGGGCTGCTAGCAGCCGCTGCCATCGGCCTGCTGTTGTGGCGGGCCTATGCCGCCGGGGAAACCGCGACCCGCGCCAAGGCACAGGAGAACACGATAGATGCCCTGCAAACCCGTATCGAAACTGACGATTCGTTGCGCGCTCTTAGCCCTGACACTCGGCGCCAGCGGTTGCAGCAGTGGTCGACAGATCCTTGACGGCTGTGCCGGGTGGTCAGCGATCCGCCCCACCAGCCGGGATATTGCCGTCATGTCCGACGAGTTAACCGGCCAAGTCCTAACCCATAACGAGACCGGCGCCGCGCGCGGCTGCTGGCCTCGTCCCACTCTAAAACGCTAGGAGGTTTTCATGTTCCAAACCGGCCAGCCGGTGTTCGTTGTTCGTCCCGAATACCCGGAAACGATCCACGCGGCGATTATCGCCCTGCCGCCCGATGGGGCTGATCTGTCCTATGCCGTCGATCTGCCGGACGGCAGCCGCCACCGGCTCATGTCGCAGTTTATCGCGACCGACCCAGCGGCGGCGCGGGTGATCCAGCAAAGTGCCCTGCTGGCGCGCGCGGACTATTTCGCTCGTAAGGCGGCAGATTTGCGGGGTATGGCGGCATGATGCCCTACGTTAATCCGAACCTCGCCATTCTGGGGTCGGGCCTGATTTGGTGGGCGCTGGCCTGGGATGTTGCGGTGTATTTCTGGGGGCCTAAGCGCTAACCGAATAAGTCGGGCTGGCGGTTTATGGGCGGGGCAGGGGCTTGGACGGGGGAAAGTCCGGCGGCGATGCGCCCCGCCTCAAACTGCCCCGCCCCGATCCAGGCTGCGGCGCGCTCCTCCGTTTCCAGCAGGACCGGCATAGCCTTCGGGTGAACCGCCGCGACGGGTTCGGCGCTCTCGGTGGTCAGGATCGAAAACCGGGGCAGGGGTTCGCCGGGCAGCCTGCCCCAGATGCCTGCGAAGAAAACGGTTTCTCCGGTGCCGAACCAATGTTTTCGTTTGCGGGCGTCATGCTCGCAGAAGGCTATCACCGGCACCAGGGCGCGCTGCCCGATCCAGGGGCGCCAGAAAGCGCTGCCAAGATTCCGAGTGTTGTAAACCGGTCCAGGCCCATATTGCGGCGGGGAGGGGAAACCCCAAGTCGCTTCGATGCCAGTCAATCCATCGTCCGTGACAACGATGATCGGCGCGCTATCGGTCGGGCGGATCGAGTGCAGCCCGTCCGAAGGCTGCCAGACCCATTGAACGCCTTTGAACAAGGCAGCGCCGCCGATGGGCGTGCGAACGGTATATAGGTTACACATGACCGGATTTAACCCCGCCTATCGCCGGGCGTCTAGCGCGTCAGGTCTTGGGGGCGGGGCG contains the following coding sequences:
- a CDS encoding putative Ig domain-containing protein; translated protein: MLGLIAFRTRLGSARLPPAWVTNSPLPDAEWEAAYSSVLLATTEAPPVSYSLPSGSLPPGLALVGDTISGTPRPAPTAPVWGTAAGSLGSATQGGAFAATLTASGAASFAVRAGRLPWGVTLDGETGAISGTLAVIGGVTDDPGPPPVWVTAGGSLGTVRETYNGTNEPVALSLAATGAAVYTISGGVLPWGLTLDRDTGALAGVVRNIGGGTWEPDTVVTWSAPASTNLGTFARGTSVGTITQTVDPVGSSFYVLGGVMPWGVLLSRNGGSISGTVSNENAPGTYNFTVGCAANPGFAFGTRAYSITIT
- a CDS encoding SOS response-associated peptidase family protein; the encoded protein is MCNLYTVRTPIGGAALFKGVQWVWQPSDGLHSIRPTDSAPIIVVTDDGLTGIEATWGFPSPPQYGPGPVYNTRNLGSAFWRPWIGQRALVPVIAFCEHDARKRKHWFGTGETVFFAGIWGRLPGEPLPRFSILTTESAEPVAAVHPKAMPVLLETEERAAAWIGAGQFEAGRIAAGLSPVQAPAPPINRQPDLFG
- a CDS encoding structural protein, translating into MAQAKAAPAQTRGERNNNPGNIDYSPNNPWRGKLPRDVSIEPRFERFDSALNGGRAAVKLVEFYKDRRGINTIRGVISTWAPANENNTRAYVDAVARAVGVDPDEIVDLTEYRIMRPLLEAIIRHENGRVIYSPEEIDEMLRRAGIVNPAAPAIPPKPAKAPAASTASAAGVSGGGVLATAIAVVTEPNLREAVAALDYKWLLAALAVAGVLLSAYAAYRAARANRAAP